In the Dyella humicola genome, CCCCACTCGTACACTGCATCACCAACTACGTCGCCATGAATATGGCTGCCAATGTGCTGCTCGCTGCAGGAGCGTCGCCCGCGATGTTGCATGCGCAGGAAGAGGTCGCGGAATTCGCCTCCCTTGCCAACGCGCTGACAATCAACATCGGAACACTTTCCTCACCCTGGTTGGCCGCCATGAAATTGGCGGCAGCCAGTGCCAATGCCTCGCGTACGCCGTGGGTGTTGGACCCGGTAGCCCATCACGCCACTGCCTTCCGGCGAAGCTCCATCAACGAACTCATCGATCTCCGTCCCACGATTATTCGTGGCAACGCGTCGGAGATCATTACGTTGAGCGGTGGGTACAGCGAGAGCCGTGGCGTCGACAGTCTGGATTCCGTGGCGGCTGCCGAGGATGCTGCCGTACGCGTAGCCAGGCAGCGTGGATCCATTGTCGCCGTCACGGGGGCAGCCGACTTCGTGACGGACGGTGACTGCGCCGCCCGCTTGACCGGCGGATCGCCGCTGATGCCACGGATCACGGCGCTGGGTTGCTCGCTGACCTGCATGATCGGTGCCTTTGCGGGAGCCCGCCCCACCCACTTGCTTGGCGCTACCGTTTCGGCCCTGGCTTACTTCAAATTGGCGGGTGAGTTGGCGGGACAGCAGGCTGCAGGCCCTGGATCGTTCGCTTGGCGTTTTCTCGATGCCCTGGCATCCATAGAGCAGGACGATCTAAACGCGTGGATGGAACACGGCGTCGTCACCCTCTAGTAGCGGGAATTCCATTGGCTGCACCCTCTCGACGGCCAAGCATCGGACGCCTGCCTATCGCAAGCATCCCGTTCTTGGGGGCCTATACCGACTGCACACGCGTGCCCGTCGCCAACGACCGAAGCACCGTGCCATAGCCGGCCAAGATGGGCTAGCCGCGCGGCGGCCCCCAAGGGCTTCGTCGCATGCGTGGCGCCAGGGCCATCAGGCCCTTCCCAGGGCCAGTCCCCGCCGCGCGGGTGCCACCCGACTTTGTGCGGGGTGTCTTTCGGCCGTCTCGCCCAGCCGGGCGATCCCTGAAGCGCGCTCGCGCGCCCGCCGCCTCGGTCGCCGAGTGGCTCTCTTCGCGTCGCCTTATTTTTATACATTTACGCACACAACTATTGACCGCGACCTTTTTGAAGAATATTATCCGCTTCGGTACAAATATTACGCGCGTGCAATCCGGGCGCCCTACAGACACAGGAAACCAATCCACGGCGATTCGTCGCCACCATTCTTGGAACTCATGCATATGAACACCTCACGCTTCTCCACACTTACCGCGCTATCACACAAACGCATCGTCGCCAGGGCCCTGATACTGGCGCTGAGCCTTGTCGGCACGCCGTTGCTGGCCGGGCAGACCGTTGACGCGAAGGGGCCAGCGCACGGCGCGTCGCAGCGCCAGTCGGTGCCCAGCTCGCGCGGCGACGACAAGCACGACGAGTCGGGCAGTCGGATCAACGGCCGCGCCGATTGGGACGTCGACTATCCCTCGCAGCTCGCGCCGCCGGAGCTGAAATCGCCTCGCGATACAGACGCGGTCGCGACCTTGGCAGCGCCGGCTTGCAGTGCGGCGGACGAGTGCGCGCCGTAACTTCCGTGGCGCTAACTGCGGGCTGCCGTGGGTGACCGGGTTCGCCTGGAAGGAGATCTCGGACTGGGCCTCTGGCCATGCTGGCGCGCTTGAGTCGTCTTCCGTGATGGCTTGAAACGCGCGCCACCGCGGGCATCGATATGCTCCTGCAGATTTTCAATGAAGAGATGGCACCTGGCTGGCACATGGCATCCCGCCGCCATCAGTGGCAACAACGTGGGGCGCTAGCGCTGCGGGCCGCCGGAAAACGCGAGCGTAGTTACCCAGGTATCGGTGACACCTTGGTGCAATGGCGGTCGCGCTGCCTGCCGAGTAGGCTTTTCGGAGAAGTGGGCGCGAATCCACGGCGCGCTGTAATCCATAGCCAACAAAGGTACGGGTTTCAGCTTGCACCTATGGGACGTGGGCGATGCGCGGAACCGGGCTGCGGCGTGGCGAACTGCGCGAGGGTTGTGGGATCGCACAGAGGTGCTTTCTCAAACGACCTGGCACGAGCCGCGCGTCGCATGTAGCACCGATTTATCGAGGCGCGCCGCCATGGCACTGCTGAGCAAGCTACCGATTGTTCCCGCGAGCTTCTTTGGCATCGTGCTTGGCATCGGGGGCTTGGGTGGCGCATGGCGCGCGGCGCACCGCGTGTGGCAGCTGCCGTCGCTGATCGGCGAGGTGCTGCTGCTCATCGCGACCCTTGTGTGGGTCATGCTGTTGGCCCTTTATGCGCGCAAGTGGATCTTTGCGCGCGATCAAGCACTCGCCGAGCTCAGCCATCCAGTGCAATGTTGCTTCGTTGGCCTGGCCGGCCTGACGGCCATGGTGATCGCGATAGCGGTATTGCCCTATTCGCGGACGACAGCCCTGGTGCTGTTCGCCCTGGGCTTCATCTATACCGTCGCCTTCGCCGTGTGGCTAACCGGCAGCCTGTGGGAAGGTGGACGGGACAACGCGAACATTACGGCAGCGCTCTATCTGCCCGTCGTAGGAGGCTCGTTTGTCGCGGCGGCCGCCGCGGCGGCATTGGGCTACGCTGATTGGGGACAGCTCGCATTTGGCGCCGGCGCTTTCACCTGGTTGGCCGTCGACGCCATGCTGCTGTACCGCCTCTATGCTTCCGAGGCTCTGCCACCCATCATTCGCACGACCATGGGCATTCAATTGGCGCCGCCCACCGTGGGAGCGCTGGCCTACATCAATGTGTCCCATGGTCCGCCTGACATGTTTATTCACGCCATGCTTGCTTATGGCTTGATGCAGGCCGTCGTGCTCACACGCATCCTTCCGTGGATAGCGGCACGGCCATTTTCGATGGGCTACTGGGGCTTCAGCTTCGGCGTGACGGCTCTTTCAACCGCACCCTTGCGACTCATCGAGCATGGCGAAACCGGGCCGTTTGCCGTACTGGCGCCGTATCTGTTCATCGGCGGAAATCTGATTGTCCTGCTGATGATCGCGGCTACCATCCGCTTGCTATGGCAGGGCAAGCTGCTGTCTACCTAGCGAGTGCACTATGGTGAGGCTTTTGACGAGGAGTCAGCCATGATTTCAGCCATTTTTCTGATCGCGCCCCAGGTTGTCAGGACCGAGCACATGGAAGAAGCGCCGGAGCTTCTTGAGCGCGATGGCGTCACGTTCTCGCTTCGTGGCGGACCTCGGCAACCGAAGCCAACGGACCGCGTCTGGGATTGTGTCGCCGTGTATGCCCCCGACGAGCTGACGGAAGAGGAATTCCAACATCTCTACGAAACCAACCGGCCCCAGGTACCCGAGCTGAATTTGCACTACTGAGTGCACGGAACCAAGCACATGC is a window encoding:
- the thiM gene encoding hydroxyethylthiazole kinase — protein: MSITQGDELTSMRATAPLVHCITNYVAMNMAANVLLAAGASPAMLHAQEEVAEFASLANALTINIGTLSSPWLAAMKLAAASANASRTPWVLDPVAHHATAFRRSSINELIDLRPTIIRGNASEIITLSGGYSESRGVDSLDSVAAAEDAAVRVARQRGSIVAVTGAADFVTDGDCAARLTGGSPLMPRITALGCSLTCMIGAFAGARPTHLLGATVSALAYFKLAGELAGQQAAGPGSFAWRFLDALASIEQDDLNAWMEHGVVTL
- the tehA gene encoding dicarboxylate transporter/tellurite-resistance protein TehA, which encodes MALLSKLPIVPASFFGIVLGIGGLGGAWRAAHRVWQLPSLIGEVLLLIATLVWVMLLALYARKWIFARDQALAELSHPVQCCFVGLAGLTAMVIAIAVLPYSRTTALVLFALGFIYTVAFAVWLTGSLWEGGRDNANITAALYLPVVGGSFVAAAAAAALGYADWGQLAFGAGAFTWLAVDAMLLYRLYASEALPPIIRTTMGIQLAPPTVGALAYINVSHGPPDMFIHAMLAYGLMQAVVLTRILPWIAARPFSMGYWGFSFGVTALSTAPLRLIEHGETGPFAVLAPYLFIGGNLIVLLMIAATIRLLWQGKLLST